One genomic region from Arthrobacter sp. FB24 encodes:
- a CDS encoding YbdD/YjiX family protein, producing MNAILEGFRGFARYFGGVMGADAYAKYLEHHAASGHEDAPMTEREFWRDHTDRQDSNPQGRCC from the coding sequence ATGAACGCGATCCTCGAAGGTTTCCGTGGCTTCGCCCGGTACTTCGGCGGAGTGATGGGTGCGGACGCCTATGCGAAGTACCTGGAGCACCACGCGGCCTCGGGACATGAGGACGCGCCCATGACCGAGCGGGAGTTCTGGCGGGACCACACGGACCGCCAGGACAGCAATCCCCAAGGCCGCTGCTGTTGA